GTTGATGCTGATCGAAGGGTGAGGCAGAGAGACTTTCTTATTTGCGGTGACGCCACCTGCAAGGAGAAGACAGAAGACAAACAGTGCCGCCAAAGAGAGGATGGAAGTGACGCCATTGAAACCCAAATCGGGCAACAACAATGGAGGCTGAGAGAGGAAACGAAGAATggttgaagaaaaaaaaaaaggttgaaGGGATATAATGGTAAAAATTTTCCGTGTCTCAGCTaattgaaaagacacaaaatacaTGTTTTTTGTGGGTATCTCTGTGTCACCGTGTCTTTCTTAATTTGTGTCTCACGTGCCAAACAAAGAACACGTCCCACCGTATTTTTGTCTTTGGCATACACAGACATCAACCAAACGGTACTTAAGTTATCCTATTTAACTAAGTACATCAAATTATAGATCTTATCTTTATCTAATATATTGTTCTTCTTAAAAATATGTTTGTTAcgataatatttttattgtttattctTTCTGACAAATATAGAAAATGGTGGACTAATTCCGTAAGCAAATAAGTAAATGTAAATGAATTTTCATTTGAACTTTGCTGTAATAATTCGGATAAGAAAAAGTTAATTCGGTATACGCTACTTGCATAAAGCCATGACACCTTTTAAATCCCCCAAGATTGTGAAAAAGACAAAGTAGAagatgataaaataaaaaagggaaCTAAATTAAGACATCGCAtagcataataataataatcattaaCTAAGTTAGTAACATATAAACGGATAAAAGCCACCTACACTAACTTTCAAGATAAAAATAACGAAATCTAAACAAGTATGACTTGATGCCATACGTTAAAGGTGAATGTTATGGTGTCTAAAATGTGGtatctatttattaaaaaaagttaaaaattaatatttaatttaaaaaatataaaaataaataatttttaaaaatttaaaatttattaaaaaaaaaataggtaAAATTTAGACACTAAATTATAAGTACCATAGAATTAGCCTACGTTAAATTTGtcaaattcaatttattataaGCACAACTGTGATTAATTGTTTTTATACAAGTATATGCCGATTTGAGTTAGTCAGTGATTTTGTTTAAGTAAAGGTTAGGATTTAAATTCTatcttatatatttattaatcagaaataaatttttaagtgaaatttaaatttacgatgaattatttattattttgtaagTGAACAtctaatttgatttttttttaaaataactcaATTCTATATTTTTGTAAGACATGGcgatttttctattattttttttgatgaaaacaaataaaaatataaaaatattttacgtGTCACGTTAATAATGTAGAAATTAACATTCTATTAAATTTTACGTTAGTTATTAGAAAATGAACAGAAATTAATTTGTCCAGCTTTAAAAATGTAACGTCTCAGAATTTTGAACGATGTCGTTTTTACTTTTAAAGCGAGATAAATTGATTTCTATCCATTTTTTAATGACCAACGAGTGTTAACTTTTACATTATCAACGTTAACTGACACGTAAgacattttttttagttttgattaggagaaataataaaaggacTACGACATCTCACAAAAATATAAATCAGAGtcaatttatctttttttttttgaacaaaaatcgcaatattcttaaaaaaaaaagacagaaGTCGAATTAGGTATTCACTTAGCCTCAATTTGGGTAACCAacttaattaaactcattttgataaaataacttaaacaataaatgactctgttaaaagtaacttataaataagttattttgtgttttgatttttaactctaaaaatacttattttatagaaatgtgaTGAAAAATAGAAGTATTATGAGAGAAGTTATTTTTTCTAACTTCTATATAAACTTCTAAATAACTTCttaaaaagttataatttaattttaaaaattacactaaatattaatattactattttttataaataaaaaatttaaaaaaattattttaaaaatttttcaaaggGCCTTAATCACTTTTATCCTGTTGGTAaaacaaaatgatttttctttgaatattttaaaaaaaaattgttaccaGATGGGACCCAATTGAAGCTTCTATGACAAATTGACAATTGAGTCAATGAGTTAAGAAGCGGAACGAAACTTCCTAAAACGACATGCCGTATTGGTTAAAATATATAGCTGAAAGCAGCAGCCAGTGGTCCCAACTCTGATTCACTGCCACGTCGGATTTTACAAAAATCCGATCAGCTTTGAAGAACCCACACTGACATGCTCAGAAAGTCAGAAACATTacaaaagaataaatataattaaaaaaaaaactactaaaaatggAACACAAATTTAGCGAGGAAAAATCTAAAATAATCACGACAAGTTTGAAACACGAATTGTATATACTTTTTTGAAGAGTTTCAAGTGTAACGAAAATATCGATATCTCAGTTCTTTTAACcgttaatttaaattataaaaaaatatataatatatattaattaaaattaatggttaaaataattagaatattaatatttttgatatatttaaatttttttatattttttaatttaaaaatattttatataattgattaattatattattttatttaaataatattttaataataatgtaaaaataatttttttattaatttaataatataaaattgaatatatgtatacagtttttgaaaataatatatatttataactCTTTTAGTATTGTTTAGAATTTAGATaatcttaaataaaaaagtaacttttttttaattgaataacAACCTCACTAACTAAAAAACCTTTAAAGTGATAATTTTAGCATCTAAATATGTAATGTTACAAGTAAAGTTTGATTAAAATTTCTTTAATATGTCTCAaattacaataaattatttGTTGAAAATACTTTTGTTATTTCTATATATAGACATATATATATCAAGACAAAAATTCACattaagttatttttatataaagttaattattattaaaaattgtactgttaactaataatttaacaaaacttattaaattatctaacaaattttaattattaactttatataaaaacaattatatttaaattttcataGTATATCAAACAATATTTTGATGGGACTCTTCATTATGTGAAGTTAGCCATCTTCAACTTGATAAAGTGACAATCCATGAAAATTAAGTGAGAATGGATTTTAGGAGAAGTTTATAATTACAAGTTTACAACTATAATATCTATCTCTCCCTCTCAAATGACCATAACTAAATATCTTTTACAATAATGATCAAGTatgatttaatattttttatattattattacttaactttataaaaattgatttttatactCAATGTTTAAAAATGAATCTTACAAGTTATCTAATGAATAAAACATGTCTtcctatttttaatgaatttaattaaatatatatttgtcATTTTCACATTTCAAGATAATATTTATTAAGCATTTTTCTTACAAATAAATAGTGAAGCATttatactttaatttaattattaaatacaatgatcatggcaaataattttagattttttcatTAAAACATAAGGTCTAGTttggataaataatttaattaaatttttttaaaaaaatagtttaaacaataaatatttatattaaaaataacttataaataaattattttatgtctagttttttaattttaaaagtgtttattttaaaagaaatataataaataattttttatcataaaagaagtcattttttaaaattttttttataaatatttaaataacttcttaaaaaactataatttaattttaaaaattataccaaatattaatattattattttttataaatcaaaaattaaaaaagaaaatttttaaagcttTTAAAATAAACTCGATAACAAAGAttcgtatatatatatatatatatatatatatatatatatcctctTTTTACCTAAATTTTACACTGGTGATTTGGTAGGGACATGGTGAAATTGGTAATTTGAGATGAAATAGAGGGTCcatttaccaaaaaaaaaagcagcACCAAATTCTTCATAAGCTTTAGTGTTTAAACATTGACACTACCCTCTCTTTGATAACTCTTAAACCTCTTTTGATTCAGCAGGTCACCGCTACACTCACTCAATCTCTTCAACTAATTTCTTGTGTCCAGTTTCAGGTGAGTTCTGAAATCAACATCTTTTATTGTTGTTTTTTCATCATAACAAATCCCTGTGAGCATTGCTTGATTTTTATGTTACTACTGTTTGGTACTGTATTCAATTTTGATCAAAGCTGCAATCTTTCATTTCATTTCTCCATGTTTCCCATGGGATCTGAGACCCCATTTGAGTTTAGCCTCTCTGCTTGATTGGGATTGTATATTTTATACAATGATGAAATGGGCAAGCATAAAGtttgcatttttattttaactattaTTTATACTTTATTGGGTGTTGGTTGCATTGGAATGAACTTGTCCAATCCTTGCTTGAACTGCCCCCCTTTTTTGGCTTCTAAAGTTTTTCATTAACAAAATAAGATCATGCCCATTCATTATAGCTGTTTTATGAATGTTCTGGAAATGAGATAACAGGTCTTGTTATTCACccttataagaaagaaaaatggtGTGTGGTAGATATTAGAGAATAGAAACCTTTGTAATTTTACCTCAGCATGCTTTAGGAATTTACCAGAGTTTAAGGTCACATATAAAATGAAAATTACAAGACCTAGAATGAGTTTACCATAACCTGTCTTAATCTGCTATCTTATTCAGTACAATCGTCTGCATATCCAATTAGCATTGTCATCGACTATATTGTCCTCTATCATTGGTTCATTCAACTTAATCCAATCAGACATATTTTGAGTTTGTTAAAACTAAATTTTGtgtatttatttatctttttcttttatgtttttgatGAGATATTAAATGGGGACCGGTGTGAGATGTCCCTATCTCTTGTTTATGTTATTGGTTTCTCTATATGTGAATATCAACCGATATTTTAGTAGGTCTTTGCATGGATACTAAATCAGCTGTTGATTTGATGGAGTCTTCCTCCGAGgttcacttttctggatttcACATGGATGGTTTTGAGCAAAGAAAGTCAGGCATGGAACAACCGACAACATCGGCGACTGACATGTATAAACAACCATTTGTCATAGGTGTGTTTTCTCACGAGTCACGACAAGCCCTTAACATGTATAAACAACCATTTGTCATAGCTTTTTGCGAGTCATAGGTGGATACTAAGACATGTCTTTTTTTGGGTATTTCATGCTTTGCAGATTGCTTCAATTTGTTGATGATAGCTACTACATATATAGTTATTATTGAACAAACATCTACTGCTTTCTGAAATACTAATAAAAAACGAGAGTCTTAATTGGGATGCGCCTTTAGTTTCAATTTACAAAATTTCCATCATTTTTGTGGggaatttaatttatttattgtttgtGTTTCATCATGCAGGTGTTGCTGGTGGTGCAGCATCAGGCAAGACTGCAGTTTGTGATATGATTATTCAGCAACTTCATGATCAACGAGTTGTATTAGTTAATCAGGTAGTGATTTCTTTTTGTTACTGCTTATAATATCATCAAAATTGAGATTTATTAGCTATGTCAAAATTATTATAGAATGCAAACAATTAATTTTGTAGTCCCATTGTTccaatttctttctttatttattactCTGACCACCTGTTCCTTTCTTCCTCTCGTCACATTTTCTTAATTTATGACAGGATTCTTTTTACCATAACTTGACTGAAGAGGAACTTGCTCGTGTACAGGATTACAACTTTGACCATCCTGGTCAGTAAAATTATACTTTTGAGTCTTTAATTTTCAGTGACCTTATAGAGTATGAAATATTATCTGATGTTACTGGGGCAGCTTTATGTATTCTATTATTATGTAGCTTATTTACAAAATCTGGAATTCGGTTTTTCTGAAATCTTGTAATGGTTTCACACATTTACATTTAAATCATTAATGTAACCGTACCCACCTAGGCCTTGCCGAGCTTTAATGCAAGGTTCCCTAATGCATGTGAATGTTCTTTAACTGATGTTGGCATCAGCAGATGCTTTTGATACTGAGCTATTGCTATGTGTTATGGACAAGTTGAAGCGTGGTGAGGCAGTAGATATTCCAAAGTACGACTTCAAGAGTTACAAGAGTGATGTGTATCCAAAAAGAAGGGTATGTCACTGGAAATCTCATTTTGGATTAGGTGCTTTAGCCCCACTTTTCTCAAAATTCTCAACAGCCTTAGATTGAAATCTATTTTAGAGcttgtaaaaaaatatatttagcaTTTTAATCCCGATGCATAATTTTGATTGTCAAGAATACAATTACATAATATGTCACTGCCATTCAAATAATGTTGCTGTGATGTGCCTTTTAGGTAAACCCCTCAGATGTTATAATTTTGGAAGGGATCCTTGTTTTCCATGATCCACGTGTTCGGGAGTTGATGAATATGAAGATATTTGTTGATACAGgtcttttattattgttgtttcacccttaagttggactttatTTTCTGTAATTTATTTGGGATCTGTActcatttcatttttatttctctCAGTATTCTTTTCTTGTTGTGTGTGTTCTGTAGTAGCATATGGCATTTATATGGATCTATTGTTagatttatttcatttttattcttgGAATTGTTTTCTTTTCCCTCTGTACTAATTCACAGTGTGTTTCTTATAGTCATTTGTTAAAATACTAAGTTAAGCTGTCGCTTTACATATTAAACTGTTCAGCGCAGATGCTGATGTTCGTCTGGCGAGAAGGATTAGACGAGATACTGGCGAGAAGGGTCGGGATATTGCAGTAGTTCTTGATCAGGTAACAACTTCTGTCACACCATGCATGCTACCATGAATGACTTGTTTTGTGCTTGTCATAAAATTAACTTAACACATTCTTTTGAAGGCTATGTTTCAATTTAGTGGATTTTGCAAGCTGATTCATATGTAATCCTTGTTGCAGTATTCAAAATTTGTGAAACCAGCTTTTGATGATTTTATTCTCCCTACAAAGAAGTATGCTGATATCATTATACCGCGTGGGGGAGATAATCATGTAGCCATTGACCTGATTGTACAGCATATCCGCACGAAGCTTGGTCAACATGACCTGTGTAAAATATATTCCAATTTATATGTCATTCAGTCAACTTTTCAGGTACCATTTTTGTGCTATTGACCTTCACTATCATCTCACCCTAGGGAGAACTCCAAAATTTGGTTTGCTATAAAGATTGAATCCTCATTGTAATTGGTTCTATGCAGATACGGGGCATGCATACCCTGATACGTGATGCTCAGATAACAAAGCacgattttgtattttattctGACCGTTTGATTCGTTTGGTAAGCAGACAGgatccatttttttttcatgatttttttatgatatgGCTTTTTCATTAATTTATGCACTTGACCAGGTTGTTGAACATGGGCTGGGGCATCTGCCATTTACAGAAAAGCAAGTAATCACTCCCACTGGTAACCTCTTCTTTTCTATTCTTTCCTTCTGAGATTATTATGCCATAAAAGCTTCATGTGTTTttgtctttctttctttttttaaatccTTGCGGCTAAAGGATCTACTTGGATTGTTTGGCCACTATGGTTCTTCATAGATGCTTCATTCCCTACTTTTACTAAATATTATCATGGGTGATTCGTATATAGTGTAGTTGGTCTCTATAAGGAACCAAAAGCCGGAGAATATGAGTAGTGTGATTGTATTATTCgtattgatgagtctggaattcaGCTCACATTTGTAGAGAAGATAGAAGAGAATTAGAAGCAAGCACTATAGCAGCTCCACTCTCCCTcaacagaaaaacacacacacgtgCACTGTGCGAACACCCACCTGCCAGCATGGCATTCCCTTGCACTTAATTTCTGCACAAGTTAGTTAGGTCTTGCGGATCCACTCAGTTCTCCCACTCCCTGATTTTGCTTAATTCCAAAACTTGTCCTCAGAGATGTTCTGCCGATCTTCTCCCTACATATCCTAACCACATAAGATGAGATGAGATTCTACCATCTTTTTAACAATAGACGCTATTCCAACTTTTTCTCTTTTATCCTTGTTTCTTGTTTTGTCTATACGTGTTTGGCCGCTCATCCACCTACATGTCATGAAAATTCCATGGACAAATTGCGAAACAAATGTGTTTAGTGTTCATGTTATAGTACCTCTAGATATCCAAATCACCTAAGATGGGATTCTACCATCTTTGCAACAATAGGTGCTACTCcaactttttcttttatatccTTGTTCTTGTTTTGTCTATACATGTTTGACCGCTCATCCATCTACAATCAGGGAAACCCAATGGACAAGTTGGGAAACAAATGCGTTTAGTGTTTGTGTTATAGTACCTCTAGAAGTTCTGTTTTTGAACCATCTCATGGTAACCTCTGGTTGTTTCTTTCAATACAGGTTCTGTATACACTGGCGTGGACTTTTGTAAGAGATTGTGTGGCGTCTCTGTCATCAGGAGGTATTAATCTTGTCGAATTTTCGAACTTCCATATGGTGACTAAAGTATCTAttctatttaaatcaaataacACCACTTGATAATTCATTCCTTAGTGGCACTTATTGTATTTAAATCTAACATCTGCTAATTTCAGTGGGGAGAGTATGGAGAATGCTTTACGAGCGTGCTGTAAAGGTATCAAGATCGGGAAAATTCTAATTCACAGAGAAGGTGACAACGGTCAGCAGGTTTGTCTCTCTGCATGTATAAGTCAGGCACATATCTATGTCTTTTGAGTGTCATGATCATTGAAAGTTTAACCTTCCATCAATGAGCAGCTAATATACGAAAAGCTTCCAAACGATATCTCGGATAGGCATGTTTTACTGTTGGATCCTATCCTTGGCACAGGTTTGTTGTtctcttgcatgttttcattaTTGCTCTGATGTTTCTAATTGTTTCTTGCCTACGGCTACCTGAATCAACATTTTCGCCATGACGGTTTTGATTGAATCAACAATTCATCTTCAGGTAATTCGGCTGTACAAGCGATCTCTTTACTTATAAGAAAGGGTGTACCGGAGTCCAACATTATATTTCTCAACCTGATATCTGTAAGTCAATGATTTCTTTGTTCCTATACATAGTTCCTCTATACTTTTTGGCCCTTTTtacttaataatataattatagaGTAAATAAATCCCCATCTCATCACTAAAAAAACAAGGAAGACAAGTTACTCTTTCGAGATTTCAAAGTGACAATTTTTGTCTCTCACCGGCCAACTTCGTCCGCATTGTTCAAATAAAGTGGACAACCTGGCATTTTAGTCTTCCTGTTTTCGGCTAGGACGACATCCGGAATGTACTCATAATTATATTATTcgtgtttctttctttttaaggGCCGAGTTGACGATTACTAACATCCATCGTCGCCTCATCTTTTCAGGCACCTCAAGGTGTTCATGTGGTCTGCAAAAAGTTTCCTAGAATAAAAATAGTGACATCTGAGATTGAGATTGGTTTGAATAAAGATTACCGCGTCATACCGGGCATGGGTGAGTTCGGCGACCGGTACTTCGGAACAGATGATGATGAGCAGTTGGTGGTTCCTTCACAGTAGTTCCTTACTAGGGAAGAAATTTCTACAATGTTTTTTCagcttatcaaaattaaaaacaacaGTATCATGGGAGAAATAGGTTTAAGTGGCagaattttagttttaaacaaAATCTTGAAGTGAGCTTTGAGAACATCATCTCCTTGTGCTTTTGTTTGAGAATGCTCAAATGAAAAATCTCATGTGTACCTATTTACTATAATAACAGAACCAAGTTTATCCTTTGAACTTATGTTGGTTTCTTCAGacatattcatgcattattTTTCGGTGTATATAATCTTAAAACTGAATCCATAAAGAAAGATAGTTTAGATTTTGACACATTCATAATAATTTGAGAGTTTAGCATGCTAGAGGTTTGTTCATCcagaaagaaattaaaaaggatCATAGGCTTGTGCAAAGCAAGTTTTGTTTGGACTTTTAACATATTTGTATAAAGTTTTAAAATAgtcaaatattatattttttaaaaaatagattagTTGAGTTTCCTTGAGTCATGAAAAAAGTACAATTTGTAAACTTATGTATTACAGTATCAGAAGGGAATATTTCCCTTGAAAATGAACTTATAAGATTTGTTGCACAAATCACTCATAAATTTTGTGATTATTTTTTGGCTTCAAATAATTCACATGGCTTTTAAGAGAATATAATCCACTAGTGGAGATAACCAGAGTGAAAAGCGGACTTATGTGAGTATCTGGTTTGAAGATTCTGTATTAACTAGATTAAGATTCTGTATTAACTAGATTAAGTGACATAAAGCTCaacaataaattttagtataaatTATACTATTCGTTATTTGAGTTTATATGCTATCAGGCatgacatttttttatttaattttagtatacattacactattcttatcttttataaaatatactaattgTTACAAAACTGAGTCATTATAAGATAAAAGAACAATGTATGTTATATACTTCATTACTTAAATTTATCAGAGATAAGTGTATTTTATCCTAAACAATTTGGTGCAAGTAAAAATTTTGAAACCTTGGTTGATTGTCCATCAATCTTTGCAGAACCTTTTGTTCTACATTTTGGCTTTAATTGCTTTAGACAGTCAAAAAGATATCTAATAAGTACGGctgatatataataaattttatgcaattaagaaaacaaaatagTGTTGAAGGACACTTTCCAAAACCCTTAGAAAATTCAAGTTATTGATTGCTGTGTTCtttgtataaaaaattaggTGTAATTATTCTGCTTATATTTATagttttaataaattttaattaggtttctatcgtttgaaatttataattgaatatatatattagatatttttttttttaaattaggtTGTCTCAAACTAttgttattaaaatatttttaaaagatttgtttttgtgtttaatgtagaatgaaatatgcaatattctaaaagcaaatattttttattgttttttttttctgaaaaaataaCTAGTAAAGATAAAaatctaattacaaatttttatctaatattgatatatattacaaacttttaaattACAAGagtctaattaaaaatttgataaaattataagaattaatagaataattagAAAAGAAATTACTATGTCTAAGTGCCTAACTAGTAGAAAACTATACCAAAATGATTAAATAAGTCAAATATAACAAAAGTACCTATTCCCTGATAAAATCAAGAGTAGTAAAGATAATTTGAACATTTATTTGTTATTTGCAGATGAAATGAATCCCCCAACATCATATTCTCTGATTTAATTATCTACATACCAAACACCTTGAAATTCATCATCTGATCATTTtccctttttcattcttttaccATCTATATCATATGGTATATTTATCAAACACTTTACAGAATCATTCTTATGCACAACTATATAGTGTAAAAAACATTAAATCAAACAAGCAAAGCAGAACCTTATGTTCATCTCTTTGTTATGCAGTTTCTTGCTACTAATACTCCAGTTGGTGGACCAGTCATCTCAATCTGGCATCTACTATGCAACCAATAAGATACATGAATTAGACCAATGGTGATTTTCACTCTAAATGTTCCCTTCACATTGTAGATTACCCTATTGTTCTGAACTTGCTTTTGAAGCTTCACACCAATATCCTGAGGCAAAAACACCAAGCTAGATATGAAGTTCACTGATTGCAACTTGCTTTCTCTTCTCCTCTGAGCGAACGGCTCTATCGACTGTGCCGATATGAGCCTCTCAGAGAAGAAGAGCTCGACGTCTAAAGACTCGAAAAGGACGTTGATTTTTTTGTTGGGGTTGGTGAAGTTTGCAAGGAGGGTGAAGTCACCATTGATGTAATTTGGAGAGTCAAAGTACACCAAATTGAGGTTTGCATTTGGAATATCAAAAATGGGGGTTCTTGGTTTTATGATAAGGAAGATTATCAATGTTGCAATACCAAAGAAGATAAGGACAAGGCTGAATATTAGGCATAGAACTGCAGTGAACCATATGATTGGATTTGTTCTCTTTGGTTGAGGTTGTCTTAGTGGTGTTCTTGGTGGCCTAATTAGCTTTGTTGTAACAGAATTTGGTGCACttgtttcaataaaattttggtttcttgtttgttttgttGATATGACAATTTGGTCAAGTGAAATTGGTTCTGATTGTTTTCTTGGTGGGGGTGAGAGCTGtggcggcggcggcggcggtGGAAGAGAAAGCATGTTTTAGTGATCTATGTAGTACAAAGAGGAAGAGATGAATGTGGAGATTAGGATGAAGGTGTTTGTTTATTATTCTAAAATAGAGTGATGGTGTTAAGGAAAGTGAAAAGTGAAGATAAGAAGTAGCTTTTAATTGTG
Above is a genomic segment from Arachis stenosperma cultivar V10309 chromosome 1, arast.V10309.gnm1.PFL2, whole genome shotgun sequence containing:
- the LOC130940094 gene encoding uridine kinase-like protein 4 isoform X2; its protein translation is MDGFEQRKSGMEQPTTSATDMYKQPFVIGVAGGAASGKTAVCDMIIQQLHDQRVVLVNQDSFYHNLTEEELARVQDYNFDHPDAFDTELLLCVMDKLKRGEAVDIPKYDFKSYKSDVYPKRRVNPSDVIILEGILVFHDPRVRELMNMKIFVDTDADVRLARRIRRDTGEKGRDIAVVLDQYSKFVKPAFDDFILPTKKYADIIIPRGGDNHVAIDLIVQHIRTKLGQHDLCKIYSNLYVIQSTFQIRGMHTLIRDAQITKHDFVFYSDRLIRLVVEHGLGHLPFTEKQVITPTGSVYTGVDFCKRLCGVSVIRSGESMENALRACCKGIKIGKILIHREGDNGQQLIYEKLPNDISDRHVLLLDPILGTGNSAVQAISLLIRKGVPESNIIFLNLISAPQGVHVVCKKFPRIKIVTSEIEIGLNKDYRVIPGMGEFGDRYFGTDDDEQLVVPSQ
- the LOC130940094 gene encoding uridine kinase-like protein 3 isoform X1, which encodes MDTKSAVDLMESSSEVHFSGFHMDGFEQRKSGMEQPTTSATDMYKQPFVIGVAGGAASGKTAVCDMIIQQLHDQRVVLVNQDSFYHNLTEEELARVQDYNFDHPDAFDTELLLCVMDKLKRGEAVDIPKYDFKSYKSDVYPKRRVNPSDVIILEGILVFHDPRVRELMNMKIFVDTDADVRLARRIRRDTGEKGRDIAVVLDQYSKFVKPAFDDFILPTKKYADIIIPRGGDNHVAIDLIVQHIRTKLGQHDLCKIYSNLYVIQSTFQIRGMHTLIRDAQITKHDFVFYSDRLIRLVVEHGLGHLPFTEKQVITPTGSVYTGVDFCKRLCGVSVIRSGESMENALRACCKGIKIGKILIHREGDNGQQLIYEKLPNDISDRHVLLLDPILGTGNSAVQAISLLIRKGVPESNIIFLNLISAPQGVHVVCKKFPRIKIVTSEIEIGLNKDYRVIPGMGEFGDRYFGTDDDEQLVVPSQ
- the LOC130940094 gene encoding uridine kinase-like protein 3 isoform X3, translating into MIIQQLHDQRVVLVNQDSFYHNLTEEELARVQDYNFDHPDAFDTELLLCVMDKLKRGEAVDIPKYDFKSYKSDVYPKRRVNPSDVIILEGILVFHDPRVRELMNMKIFVDTDADVRLARRIRRDTGEKGRDIAVVLDQYSKFVKPAFDDFILPTKKYADIIIPRGGDNHVAIDLIVQHIRTKLGQHDLCKIYSNLYVIQSTFQIRGMHTLIRDAQITKHDFVFYSDRLIRLVVEHGLGHLPFTEKQVITPTGSVYTGVDFCKRLCGVSVIRSGESMENALRACCKGIKIGKILIHREGDNGQQLIYEKLPNDISDRHVLLLDPILGTGNSAVQAISLLIRKGVPESNIIFLNLISAPQGVHVVCKKFPRIKIVTSEIEIGLNKDYRVIPGMGEFGDRYFGTDDDEQLVVPSQ
- the LOC130960280 gene encoding NDR1/HIN1-like protein 10; its protein translation is MLSLPPPPPPPQLSPPPRKQSEPISLDQIVISTKQTRNQNFIETSAPNSVTTKLIRPPRTPLRQPQPKRTNPIIWFTAVLCLIFSLVLIFFGIATLIIFLIIKPRTPIFDIPNANLNLVYFDSPNYINGDFTLLANFTNPNKKINVLFESLDVELFFSERLISAQSIEPFAQRRRESKLQSVNFISSLVFLPQDIGVKLQKQVQNNRVIYNVKGTFRVKITIGLIHVSYWLHSRCQIEMTGPPTGVLVARNCITKR